Proteins encoded within one genomic window of Hahella chejuensis KCTC 2396:
- a CDS encoding rhodanese-like domain-containing protein → MEQEYLDNVPLYDVSEIPEDYSCFVDVDAVDLGRVTVVDTRSANDFEKAFVPGSINLPGNFIFHQRTLKSRSLLLVNKGVLTRQNAQLCARLKEAGFIDVKIVRGGLHAWRLSGNKLAGLPEDVAALSRLTEIEFVVALTGGDAKLIVGQSWYDRVRRYVPENIPVLPIAGDKSFAMALVKALGGDEVSRNLPVIMLEGTLEEYAESQYRNLYRYEASPEAIERHFESLATVQEKRRSIPDRYRCRGGE, encoded by the coding sequence ATGGAGCAAGAATATTTGGATAACGTTCCGCTCTATGATGTATCAGAGATACCGGAAGACTACTCGTGCTTTGTCGATGTGGATGCGGTGGATCTGGGTAGGGTTACCGTTGTAGATACCCGCAGCGCTAATGATTTCGAGAAAGCTTTCGTGCCAGGCTCCATTAACCTCCCCGGTAACTTCATTTTTCATCAACGTACTCTGAAAAGCAGGTCGCTGCTGCTTGTCAATAAGGGAGTATTGACCCGCCAGAATGCGCAGCTGTGCGCCCGTCTTAAAGAAGCTGGCTTTATTGACGTCAAAATCGTGCGTGGAGGCCTGCATGCCTGGCGGTTATCGGGGAATAAACTTGCTGGGCTCCCGGAAGATGTCGCTGCGTTGTCCAGGCTAACAGAGATTGAGTTTGTTGTAGCCCTAACTGGCGGCGACGCCAAGTTGATAGTGGGACAGTCGTGGTACGACCGCGTACGTCGCTATGTGCCTGAAAATATCCCCGTGCTGCCTATTGCGGGAGATAAGAGTTTTGCTATGGCTCTGGTTAAAGCGCTTGGCGGCGATGAGGTGTCGCGCAATCTGCCTGTAATTATGCTGGAAGGGACATTGGAAGAATACGCGGAAAGCCAATATCGCAATCTGTATAGGTATGAAGCCAGTCCGGAAGCCATTGAACGACACTTTGAAAGTCTGGCGACAGTTCAGGAAAAGCGGCGCTCAATCCCTGACCGGTATCGTTGCCGAGGCGGAGAGTAG
- a CDS encoding NAD(P)H-dependent glycerol-3-phosphate dehydrogenase, with protein sequence MEKSQKVTVLGGGSFGTALANIAAGNGYPTVLWMRDQERAAEMSKTGENARYLPGVKLNEKLICTSDMQEAVANSDLVLVSVPSKSFGDVVRDAKQYAKPGQFWLSTTKGIDEKGFKLMSDILREELTEQEIGVISGPNLAKEIGQESLAATVVASNSEPVRTLVQDVLSCRYFRVYANVDMYGVELGGALKNIYAIIAGLASALELGENTKAMLITRSLAEMSRFAVFMGANPMTFLGLAGVGDLVVTCSSPLSRNYRVGFALGKGEKLEDTVAALGEVAEGVNTTRLVRDKSRELGVEMPLVEGLYKIIYEHFPIKEVVSQLMQREQNSDVEFVLPRSEAN encoded by the coding sequence ATGGAAAAATCACAAAAAGTCACTGTTCTCGGTGGCGGCAGCTTTGGTACTGCACTAGCGAATATTGCGGCGGGTAACGGCTACCCCACCGTTCTGTGGATGCGAGACCAAGAGCGCGCTGCGGAAATGAGCAAGACGGGGGAGAACGCCCGATATCTTCCCGGAGTAAAGCTGAACGAAAAGCTGATCTGCACGTCAGACATGCAAGAGGCGGTGGCCAACAGCGACTTGGTCCTGGTGTCCGTGCCGAGTAAATCCTTCGGCGATGTGGTGCGGGATGCGAAGCAGTACGCCAAACCTGGACAATTCTGGCTGAGTACGACCAAGGGGATTGATGAAAAAGGCTTCAAGCTGATGAGCGACATCCTGCGGGAGGAGTTGACCGAGCAGGAAATTGGCGTAATCAGCGGCCCCAATTTGGCGAAAGAGATTGGGCAGGAAAGTCTGGCCGCCACAGTGGTCGCCAGCAACAGCGAACCAGTGCGGACGCTGGTGCAAGACGTTCTTAGCTGTCGCTACTTCCGTGTTTACGCCAATGTTGACATGTATGGTGTAGAGCTGGGCGGCGCACTGAAAAACATTTATGCGATTATCGCAGGATTGGCCTCTGCCCTGGAGCTTGGCGAAAACACTAAGGCAATGCTGATTACGCGAAGTCTTGCGGAGATGAGTCGTTTTGCAGTTTTCATGGGCGCGAATCCGATGACATTTTTGGGGTTGGCTGGCGTAGGTGATTTGGTGGTGACCTGCAGCTCGCCCCTCAGTCGTAACTATCGCGTAGGCTTTGCGTTGGGCAAGGGCGAGAAGCTGGAGGATACCGTGGCGGCGTTGGGGGAAGTGGCGGAAGGCGTCAATACCACGCGCCTGGTGCGGGACAAGTCCAGGGAGTTAGGCGTAGAGATGCCTTTGGTGGAAGGGCTTTATAAAATTATTTATGAACACTTTCCCATCAAAGAAGTGGTCTCCCAGCTCATGCAGCGCGAGCAAAACAGTGATGTCGAGTTCGTATTGCCGCGCTCGGAAGCAAACTGA
- a CDS encoding DUF1285 domain-containing protein: MSEKYPLIRSATELSEQLTTIANAKRPPVETWNPTVEVSVDIRIQRDGKWFYQGNPIERMALVKLFASVLKKEGRDYFLVTPVEKAKIEVEDAPFVITAMERYQNDAGQPCIILTTNLDESALVSEKHPIRVQIDPITEEPSPYVGMRSGMEALIGRNVFYQLADLAEERVIGGESVYGVESVGVFFRLG; encoded by the coding sequence TTGAGTGAGAAATATCCTCTTATACGTTCTGCTACAGAATTGTCTGAACAGTTAACAACGATCGCCAACGCCAAACGGCCGCCTGTCGAAACTTGGAACCCGACAGTGGAAGTGAGCGTTGATATCAGAATTCAACGTGACGGCAAATGGTTCTACCAGGGCAATCCGATAGAGCGCATGGCTTTAGTCAAACTATTCGCCAGCGTCCTCAAGAAAGAGGGGAGAGATTACTTTCTGGTGACCCCGGTGGAAAAAGCCAAAATAGAAGTGGAAGACGCTCCCTTTGTCATCACCGCTATGGAGCGATACCAAAACGACGCCGGCCAGCCATGCATCATACTCACGACTAATCTGGACGAGAGCGCCCTGGTTTCCGAGAAACACCCAATCAGAGTACAGATTGACCCCATCACCGAAGAACCGTCCCCCTATGTCGGAATGCGCTCAGGAATGGAAGCACTGATCGGACGTAACGTGTTTTACCAACTGGCGGATTTGGCGGAGGAGCGGGTTATTGGGGGAGAGAGCGTGTATGGGGTGGAGAGTGTTGGGGTGTTTTTTAGGCTTGGGTAA
- a CDS encoding ChaB family protein produces MPYDSISNLPDNVRGVLPKHAQEIYQSAFNNAWEHYKDPEERRGSASREETAHRVAWSAVKEKYEKKGDEWRPINQTNK; encoded by the coding sequence ATGCCTTACGACAGCATCAGCAACCTGCCCGACAATGTCAGAGGGGTATTGCCCAAGCACGCCCAGGAAATTTATCAGTCCGCTTTCAATAACGCCTGGGAGCATTATAAAGATCCGGAAGAGCGCCGCGGCTCCGCCTCCAGGGAAGAAACCGCGCACCGGGTGGCCTGGTCGGCAGTGAAGGAGAAGTATGAGAAAAAAGGCGACGAGTGGCGTCCTATTAACCAGACAAACAAATAG
- a CDS encoding exopolysaccharide biosynthesis protein, producing MAEDDKPHNLTQMLDRLEERSLSCERVSIETVLEVTGRRSFGPILLLAGLIPASPLSGVPGLPTLTALVVLPVIIQLLLGRRYFWQPSWVLRRSIDKDRFMQALNVLRKPALWVDRYVHPRLQVLTKGAAVYLVAIVCLGIIALMPPLELAPFANSLSGAALSLFGLALISHDGLLVLIGLILCGVTVALMMYTFSMGM from the coding sequence ATGGCGGAAGACGATAAGCCTCACAACCTTACCCAAATGCTGGATCGGCTGGAGGAGCGGAGCCTTTCCTGTGAAAGGGTGTCCATTGAAACCGTGCTGGAAGTGACGGGGCGGCGCTCCTTCGGGCCCATCCTGCTGTTGGCGGGGCTGATTCCGGCTTCGCCGCTGAGCGGCGTGCCGGGTCTTCCCACGTTGACCGCGCTCGTCGTCCTCCCCGTCATCATCCAGCTGCTGCTGGGGCGCAGGTACTTCTGGCAGCCCAGCTGGGTGTTACGACGCAGCATAGACAAAGACAGATTCATGCAGGCGCTGAACGTCTTACGCAAGCCAGCTCTATGGGTTGACCGCTACGTCCACCCGAGGCTGCAAGTTCTCACTAAAGGGGCGGCGGTGTATCTTGTCGCGATTGTCTGTCTGGGCATCATAGCGCTGATGCCTCCGTTGGAGCTCGCGCCATTCGCCAACTCACTCAGCGGCGCCGCCTTGTCCCTGTTCGGATTGGCGTTGATTTCCCACGACGGATTGCTGGTTTTGATCGGATTGATTCTTTGCGGCGTCACTGTAGCCCTGATGATGTACACTTTTAGTATGGGTATGTAA
- a CDS encoding CBS domain-containing protein produces MQVREVMSAKPEFLSADATIRDAAVRMKEKGCGCVPVARNDRLIGMLTDRDITIRAVAEGKGMDEKVGDLVQEKVLYCYQEDDVKDVLKNMKEQKVQRLVVLKGKDDKDFVGMVTVGDIADKCADSDISQSIANCCKHYH; encoded by the coding sequence ATGCAGGTAAGAGAAGTGATGAGTGCGAAACCCGAATTTCTGAGCGCTGATGCGACGATTCGCGATGCTGCGGTGCGTATGAAGGAAAAAGGTTGCGGTTGCGTGCCGGTGGCCCGCAACGATCGTCTGATAGGCATGTTGACGGACCGCGATATCACCATTCGCGCGGTGGCCGAGGGCAAGGGAATGGATGAAAAAGTGGGCGATCTCGTGCAGGAAAAAGTGTTGTACTGTTATCAGGAGGATGATGTGAAAGACGTATTGAAAAACATGAAAGAGCAGAAAGTGCAGCGCCTGGTGGTGCTGAAGGGTAAGGACGACAAGGACTTCGTGGGAATGGTCACGGTGGGCGATATCGCCGACAAGTGCGCTGACAGCGACATCTCCCAGTCTATCGCCAACTGTTGTAAGCATTACCACTAA
- the sixA gene encoding phosphohistidine phosphatase SixA, producing MRTCFFMRHGEAEMRAPSDSLRELTAYGRTRTREVAERLASHHEGELTLLHSPYVRATQTAEIVGEIFSRIKSVHVMELATPDDDPRACLNALEPFAGHNFILVTHMPLVAALAALLEHGGSFPSTGFQTSEIREYEMPVWGLGCGMEKSRIY from the coding sequence ATGCGAACCTGTTTTTTTATGCGTCATGGCGAGGCGGAAATGCGGGCTCCATCTGACAGCCTGCGTGAGTTGACTGCATACGGCCGCACGCGTACGCGAGAAGTCGCAGAGCGACTGGCGAGCCATCATGAAGGCGAGTTGACGCTATTACACAGCCCTTATGTGCGCGCCACGCAGACCGCTGAAATAGTCGGCGAGATATTCTCCCGCATCAAGTCTGTTCATGTTATGGAGCTGGCTACCCCGGATGATGACCCCAGAGCCTGCCTGAATGCGCTGGAGCCATTTGCAGGCCACAATTTTATTTTGGTTACCCATATGCCTTTGGTGGCGGCGCTTGCAGCTTTGCTGGAGCATGGCGGCAGCTTTCCTTCCACAGGGTTCCAGACCAGCGAAATTCGTGAATACGAAATGCCGGTCTGGGGTCTTGGGTGCGGAATGGAAAAAAGCCGAATCTATTAA
- a CDS encoding transglutaminase-like domain-containing protein — protein sequence MTQTRFIAVVILPVALALCLGLGAWNGVTLYRQVTAHMASLSSPTKKLIRFQFVVKNKGQAFAKDLSIHLFAPVSDYPMQRLVALDGLKEYKKEVDAISNQTLIYKIDQLASYETRNITVNAEITMLPLAPIIIDPKLWLKNEKYIEVDSPEVREVAKLFEGLPLERQPKAAFDWLAQHLKQSDYIKEEKGAVWALENKTGDCTEYTFAYVAILRKLGIPAIPLGGFIASRPATVISGVDYHNWALFHDGRRWRLADPLNGVFNQQEEDYVAFRVLSESADGEPLGRSRFSVDDENVVIEMQ from the coding sequence ATGACGCAAACACGATTTATAGCCGTTGTAATACTTCCTGTCGCGTTGGCCCTGTGCTTAGGGTTGGGCGCCTGGAATGGGGTAACTCTATACAGGCAAGTAACCGCGCACATGGCGAGTCTTTCTTCGCCTACTAAAAAGTTGATTCGATTTCAGTTTGTGGTCAAGAACAAAGGTCAGGCTTTCGCCAAGGATCTATCTATTCATTTATTTGCGCCAGTTAGTGATTACCCAATGCAACGTTTGGTCGCACTGGATGGTCTGAAAGAATATAAAAAAGAAGTTGATGCTATTTCCAACCAAACACTCATCTACAAAATAGATCAACTGGCTTCATATGAAACCAGAAATATTACTGTTAACGCAGAAATAACTATGCTGCCTCTAGCGCCTATCATAATAGACCCTAAGTTGTGGCTAAAGAATGAGAAGTATATAGAGGTCGATAGTCCTGAAGTTCGTGAGGTCGCGAAACTTTTTGAGGGGCTACCCCTGGAGCGTCAACCTAAAGCGGCTTTTGATTGGCTGGCGCAACACCTGAAACAATCGGATTACATAAAAGAAGAGAAGGGAGCGGTATGGGCGCTGGAGAATAAGACCGGCGATTGTACCGAATACACATTCGCCTATGTCGCTATTCTGCGCAAGTTAGGCATCCCTGCTATTCCGTTGGGCGGTTTCATCGCCTCCCGACCCGCTACAGTCATTTCCGGCGTTGACTATCACAATTGGGCTTTATTCCACGATGGTCGCCGCTGGCGTCTTGCAGACCCACTCAATGGCGTATTTAACCAACAGGAAGAAGATTATGTCGCTTTCAGGGTTTTAAGTGAAAGCGCAGATGGTGAGCCATTAGGACGAAGCCGCTTTTCAGTAGATGACGAGAATGTCGTTATTGAAATGCAATGA
- a CDS encoding four-helix bundle copper-binding protein, translated as MGHQLYESCIKACQQCANICDHCSDSCLQEEDVHKMADCIRLTINCSVICRVAAAFMARSSAHSSQICKACADICEDCGKECAKFSASHCEECAQTCRECAEKCQKMAA; from the coding sequence ATGGGCCACCAACTCTATGAATCATGTATCAAAGCTTGTCAGCAATGCGCCAATATCTGCGATCATTGCTCCGACAGTTGCCTGCAGGAAGAGGATGTCCACAAGATGGCCGACTGTATCCGACTCACCATCAACTGCTCGGTCATCTGCCGCGTCGCCGCCGCCTTTATGGCGCGCAGCAGCGCGCATTCAAGCCAAATATGTAAAGCTTGCGCGGATATCTGCGAAGATTGCGGAAAAGAATGCGCCAAGTTCAGCGCGTCTCATTGCGAGGAGTGCGCGCAAACTTGTCGGGAATGCGCCGAGAAATGCCAAAAAATGGCGGCCTGA
- a CDS encoding SpoIIE family protein phosphatase, with the protein MADLEEALLIIDSDEDVSRHMKEHLTSRGFHVVHCASVKCFTDLKAQVTPDIIIGDLTSDDIKSLYSLLKDVHPRPPIVIHSKRADAENILGALRSGASDYIVKPVADVAVLDEAIQRQIDQVRVYRENQQYRYDLELANKELRAGLEELQADQRAGRHVQMKMLPEREVEYGGIQFDHCIKPSLYLSGDFFDYFRLSSDKIAFYFADVSGHGASSAFVTVLLKNLSNRLQRNLRRQSSDDILYPDRFLKRVNAELLDTDLGKHLTMFAGVIDLQTRVLSYSMGAHFPMPVMSVNGVSRYLDGKGPPVGLFDDPVYPLYEEPLAPGFSLVICSDGLLEVINAKSLAEKEQALLETVQEARHTIPELEKAFGLRWITELPDDIAIVSIMETTV; encoded by the coding sequence ATGGCTGATCTAGAGGAAGCTCTTCTCATAATCGACTCCGACGAGGATGTATCCCGTCACATGAAGGAACACCTTACGTCCAGGGGATTCCATGTGGTGCATTGCGCGTCGGTCAAGTGTTTTACTGATCTCAAAGCGCAAGTCACTCCTGACATCATCATAGGCGACCTCACTTCTGACGACATTAAGTCGTTGTATTCGCTACTCAAAGACGTTCACCCCAGACCCCCCATCGTTATTCATAGCAAGCGCGCGGATGCGGAAAATATTTTAGGCGCTCTGCGATCCGGCGCATCTGACTATATCGTCAAGCCCGTGGCGGATGTCGCTGTGCTTGATGAAGCGATTCAGCGACAGATCGATCAAGTGCGCGTGTACCGTGAAAATCAGCAGTATCGATATGACCTTGAGCTGGCCAATAAAGAGTTGCGTGCGGGGCTGGAAGAGTTGCAGGCGGACCAGCGCGCAGGTCGTCATGTGCAGATGAAAATGCTGCCTGAACGGGAAGTGGAGTACGGTGGCATTCAGTTTGATCATTGCATCAAGCCGTCTCTATATCTCAGCGGCGATTTTTTTGATTATTTCCGTTTGAGCAGCGATAAGATTGCTTTCTATTTCGCGGATGTGTCCGGTCATGGCGCATCGTCAGCCTTTGTGACCGTGCTGCTTAAAAACTTGAGCAATCGACTGCAGCGTAACCTGCGCCGGCAGTCCAGCGATGACATTTTATATCCAGATCGCTTCTTAAAGCGGGTCAACGCCGAGTTGTTGGACACAGATCTTGGCAAACACCTGACGATGTTCGCTGGCGTCATTGATCTGCAAACCCGGGTATTGAGCTATTCCATGGGCGCTCATTTTCCCATGCCGGTGATGTCCGTGAATGGCGTTAGTCGATACCTTGACGGAAAAGGCCCGCCCGTGGGCTTATTTGACGATCCGGTTTATCCCTTGTACGAAGAACCGCTGGCGCCGGGATTTTCCCTTGTTATCTGCTCCGATGGACTGCTTGAAGTGATTAATGCCAAATCACTCGCAGAAAAGGAGCAAGCATTGCTTGAAACCGTGCAGGAGGCGCGTCACACTATACCTGAACTGGAAAAAGCGTTCGGGTTGAGGTGGATTACCGAATTGCCCGATGACATAGCAATCGTGTCTATTATGGAAACGACGGTGTAA
- a CDS encoding aminotransferase class V-fold PLP-dependent enzyme, with protein MPLDNVSFDRLVSDEFPLDESITYLNHAAVAPWPSRAVAAIEAFARENLKTGATHYPEWLKKERSLRLLLKDLVNAESINEIALVKNTSEALSFVAYGLDWKAGDEVVISDQEFPSNRIVWESLQEKFGVRVVFAKLMQAATPEQAVLDALSDKTRLVSISSVQYGTGLKMELTSLGAELKRRNILFCVDAIQSLGVCPTDVQRDNIDFLMADGHKWMLGPEGLGVFYVNKQRLESLQLTQYGWHMVKDRGDYSKDTWEPAPNATRFECGSPNMLGIFALEASLALLAEVGIEQVYGKISANVAALRTLLSDIDGIEFITPSDEDRCAGILTFTIKGRSMPELHQQLMDKNVICASRGGGIRFSPHFYTRRKDLEAAAQVLKELLA; from the coding sequence ATGCCTTTAGACAACGTCTCTTTTGACCGTCTGGTCTCCGATGAATTTCCTCTGGACGAGTCCATCACCTACCTCAACCACGCCGCAGTCGCCCCCTGGCCTTCCCGCGCAGTCGCCGCTATTGAAGCTTTCGCCAGAGAGAACCTCAAGACAGGCGCCACCCATTATCCAGAGTGGCTAAAAAAGGAACGCTCTTTACGGTTGCTGCTCAAAGACTTGGTTAACGCCGAAAGCATCAACGAAATCGCCCTGGTTAAAAACACCTCAGAAGCGCTGTCTTTCGTCGCTTATGGGCTGGACTGGAAAGCGGGTGATGAAGTCGTCATTTCCGATCAAGAATTCCCTTCCAACCGCATCGTTTGGGAGTCTCTGCAAGAGAAGTTCGGCGTACGCGTTGTCTTCGCTAAACTCATGCAGGCCGCGACGCCCGAGCAAGCCGTGCTGGATGCGCTCTCAGACAAAACCCGGCTCGTGTCCATCAGCTCCGTGCAATACGGTACGGGCTTAAAAATGGAGCTGACGTCTCTGGGCGCCGAGTTGAAGCGCCGCAATATTCTGTTCTGCGTCGATGCTATTCAGAGCCTGGGAGTTTGCCCAACTGACGTTCAACGGGACAATATCGACTTCCTGATGGCGGACGGCCATAAATGGATGCTGGGACCAGAGGGGCTTGGCGTTTTTTACGTCAACAAACAGCGCCTGGAAAGTCTGCAGCTCACCCAATACGGCTGGCACATGGTGAAAGACCGGGGCGATTACAGCAAAGATACCTGGGAGCCAGCGCCGAATGCGACCCGTTTTGAGTGCGGCAGCCCCAACATGTTGGGAATCTTTGCTCTCGAAGCCAGTCTGGCGCTGTTAGCGGAAGTGGGCATTGAGCAGGTTTACGGAAAAATCAGCGCCAATGTCGCCGCCTTGAGAACCCTGCTATCCGACATCGACGGTATTGAATTCATTACGCCAAGCGATGAGGATCGTTGCGCCGGCATCCTTACCTTTACCATCAAAGGGCGCAGTATGCCTGAGCTTCATCAGCAATTAATGGATAAAAACGTCATCTGCGCGTCCCGAGGCGGCGGCATTCGCTTCTCTCCCCATTTTTACACCAGAAGGAAAGACCTGGAAGCCGCCGCTCAGGTGCTGAAAGAGCTGCTGGCTTAA
- a CDS encoding STAS domain-containing protein, whose translation MSGYKILQAEKQGVYVLKFIGEIRLNLCSTLDHLIDEMKEDQSFITVVIDLTETSIVDSTTLGLLAKIGIFAKKHRKILPTIVSTNEDITRLVLSMGFDQLFIIVEKAATDIEHLSEIPILLASEQEVREKVLAAHKVLMELNESNRTAFKDLVQALECDQGPASSVSY comes from the coding sequence ATGTCAGGGTATAAAATACTCCAGGCGGAAAAGCAGGGTGTTTACGTACTGAAGTTTATCGGAGAGATCCGACTGAATTTGTGTTCTACATTGGACCATTTGATCGACGAGATGAAAGAAGATCAGTCTTTCATTACGGTGGTCATTGATCTTACAGAGACGAGTATTGTTGACAGTACGACGCTTGGGCTCCTCGCAAAGATTGGGATCTTCGCCAAAAAGCACCGCAAAATTTTACCCACTATCGTATCCACCAACGAGGATATTACTCGTTTAGTGTTGTCGATGGGGTTTGATCAGTTGTTTATTATCGTTGAAAAAGCCGCCACAGATATTGAGCACCTCTCAGAAATTCCTATTCTTTTGGCTTCAGAGCAAGAAGTGCGTGAGAAGGTTCTTGCCGCGCACAAAGTTCTTATGGAGCTGAATGAGAGTAATCGAACCGCTTTTAAAGACTTGGTGCAGGCATTGGAATGTGATCAAGGGCCTGCATCCTCGGTATCGTACTGA